In one window of Aceticella autotrophica DNA:
- a CDS encoding MBL fold metallo-hydrolase RNA specificity domain-containing protein, whose amino-acid sequence MKITFLGAAKEVTGSCYLVETGNTRFLVDCGMFQGGEVEEELNYQEFGFDIKDINFMLLTHAHIDHSGRIPLLYKRGYREKIYATKGTVDLCRYMLPDSGYIQQMENEWKNRKRKRAGKPMRMPLYTSDDANESLSIFYGIDYGQLIKPSDDVKVIFNDAGHMLGSSILEVYITENEKETKLVFSGDLGNRNIPILRDPSIIEKADYVICESTYGDRLHENNEDKAKKLMDIMMKTIKRGGNVVIPSFAVERTQELLYEIHRNRELYKDEIEFINKVPVYVDSPLATSVTTVFKEHIEYFDTEAQEYIKKGDYPLDFPNLHFTRSVDESKSLNEIKTPVVIISASGMCEAGRIKHHLKHNLWRPECTILFVGYQAKGTLGRRLLEGEKNVKIFGEDINVKAEIEYIESFSGHADQKGIMDWLSSFKKAPKKIFIVHGEDEAMTVLSDKINKELNIPTIIPSRYDTYDFIGDELVAVGVVGIEQLKRELANKIEEMELRSDKVLTRLKEFKNIKNEGKAIQSLIKNINVINESLMRLYTELRECSD is encoded by the coding sequence ATGAAAATTACATTTTTAGGAGCAGCAAAAGAAGTTACAGGTTCATGCTATCTTGTAGAAACAGGTAATACAAGATTTCTTGTAGATTGCGGGATGTTTCAGGGGGGAGAAGTCGAAGAGGAGTTAAATTATCAGGAGTTTGGATTTGATATTAAGGATATAAATTTTATGCTTTTGACACATGCGCATATTGACCACAGTGGAAGAATCCCTCTCTTATATAAAAGGGGATACAGAGAAAAGATTTATGCGACAAAAGGCACTGTGGATTTATGCAGGTATATGCTTCCGGACAGCGGATATATACAGCAGATGGAGAATGAATGGAAAAACAGAAAACGTAAAAGAGCAGGTAAACCTATGAGAATGCCCTTATATACATCAGATGATGCAAATGAATCTTTAAGTATATTTTATGGAATTGATTATGGTCAATTAATAAAACCATCAGATGATGTAAAGGTAATTTTTAATGATGCCGGTCATATGCTGGGCTCATCAATTCTTGAGGTTTATATTACTGAAAATGAAAAGGAGACAAAATTAGTTTTTTCAGGTGACCTTGGCAATAGAAACATACCTATTCTAAGGGACCCGTCAATAATCGAGAAAGCAGATTATGTGATATGTGAATCTACATATGGTGACAGGCTTCATGAGAATAACGAAGATAAAGCAAAAAAATTAATGGATATAATGATGAAAACAATTAAAAGGGGAGGAAATGTAGTTATACCTTCTTTTGCAGTCGAAAGAACACAGGAACTGCTTTATGAAATACATAGAAACAGGGAACTTTACAAAGATGAAATAGAATTTATTAATAAAGTACCTGTATATGTGGATAGTCCGCTTGCCACATCTGTTACAACTGTTTTTAAAGAACATATTGAATATTTTGATACTGAGGCACAGGAATATATAAAAAAAGGAGATTATCCTCTTGATTTTCCAAATCTTCATTTTACACGCAGCGTAGATGAATCAAAAAGTTTAAATGAAATCAAAACCCCTGTTGTAATAATATCTGCCAGTGGAATGTGCGAAGCCGGACGGATAAAACACCATTTAAAACATAATTTATGGAGACCTGAATGTACAATTTTATTTGTAGGATATCAGGCTAAGGGAACACTTGGAAGAAGATTGTTAGAAGGGGAAAAGAATGTCAAAATATTTGGCGAAGATATAAATGTAAAAGCTGAAATTGAATACATTGAAAGCTTTTCCGGTCATGCAGATCAAAAAGGTATTATGGATTGGTTATCTTCATTTAAAAAGGCTCCTAAAAAAATATTTATTGTTCATGGGGAAGATGAGGCTATGACAGTGTTGTCAGATAAAATCAATAAAGAGCTTAATATACCAACAATAATCCCATCACGATATGATACTTATGATTTCATCGGTGATGAATTAGTTGCTGTGGGTGTAGTAGGTATTGAACAATTAAAAAGAGAACTTGCAAATAAAATAGAAGAGATGGAATTAAGAAGTGATAAAGTGTTAACGAGGCTTAAAGAATTTAAAAACATAAAAAATGAGGGAAAGGCTATTCAATCTCTTATAAAGAATATAAATGTAATAAATGAAAGCCTGATGAGGCTTTATACAGAATTAAGGGAATGTAGTGATTGA
- a CDS encoding LemA family protein has protein sequence MGWIILIGILVIVVLWYVLTYNNFVNLRNRAENGWAQIDVQLKRRYDLIPNLVNTVKGYAAHEKEIFEKLADLRARAMGAQSVKDVGETNNQITEALKTVFAIAENYPDLKANQNFLSLQEELTNTENKIAFARQFYNDVVMQYNAAQQRIPASIVANMMGLTQKEYYPVDEGERGPVNVQF, from the coding sequence ATGGGATGGATAATTTTAATTGGGATTCTTGTTATTGTAGTTCTGTGGTATGTTTTAACTTATAACAATTTTGTAAATTTAAGGAACAGGGCAGAGAATGGATGGGCACAGATTGATGTACAGCTTAAAAGAAGATATGACCTTATACCTAATCTTGTAAATACGGTAAAAGGTTATGCTGCACATGAAAAAGAAATTTTTGAAAAACTTGCTGATTTAAGAGCAAGGGCTATGGGAGCACAGTCAGTTAAAGATGTTGGGGAAACAAATAATCAAATTACAGAAGCTCTTAAAACGGTTTTTGCTATTGCAGAAAATTATCCGGATTTAAAGGCAAATCAAAATTTTTTAAGCCTTCAAGAGGAATTAACTAATACAGAAAATAAGATAGCTTTTGCAAGGCAGTTTTACAATGATGTTGTTATGCAGTATAATGCTGCACAACAAAGAATACCTGCATCTATTGTTGCAAATATGATGGGATTAACACAAAAAGAATATTATCCGGTTGATGAAGGAGAAAGAGGCCCTGTTAACGTTCAATTTTAA
- a CDS encoding NlpC/P60 family protein: MKKIFAAAVIAFMLLQMPTAMAMELMSYGSQGQAVYSLQEELTNLGYDTGGIDGVFGPCTQNAVIEFQKKYNISVDGIVGPETMSILERLNTASRGGYRRISNYKIVYIAKQYVGTPYIYGGTSPSGFDCSGFTSYVYNQIGYNIGRTAEDQFYNGRAVSLNNLQPGDLLFFSTSGGSPTHVAIYLGNNQLMHMSFSAQRACISDFSGWFRENYIGARRYL, encoded by the coding sequence TTGAAGAAAATATTTGCGGCGGCAGTAATTGCTTTTATGCTTTTGCAAATGCCTACTGCCATGGCTATGGAGCTAATGTCTTATGGCTCACAGGGACAAGCAGTATATTCACTTCAAGAAGAACTCACAAATCTTGGGTATGATACCGGTGGTATAGACGGTGTTTTCGGACCATGTACTCAAAATGCCGTAATTGAGTTCCAGAAAAAATATAATATTTCTGTTGACGGAATAGTAGGTCCTGAAACAATGTCTATATTAGAAAGACTTAATACCGCATCAAGAGGCGGATACCGGCGTATATCAAATTATAAAATCGTTTATATTGCAAAACAGTATGTAGGAACACCTTACATATACGGCGGCACATCGCCTTCCGGTTTTGATTGTTCAGGCTTTACATCATATGTCTATAATCAAATAGGTTATAACATTGGCAGAACTGCAGAGGATCAATTTTATAACGGAAGGGCAGTAAGCCTTAATAATTTACAGCCTGGCGACCTATTATTCTTTTCAACCTCCGGTGGTAGTCCAACACATGTTGCGATTTATCTCGGCAATAATCAATTGATGCATATGAGTTTTTCAGCCCAAAGAGCATGTATATCTGATTTCAGCGGGTGGTTCAGAGAAAATTATATCGGCGCAAGAAGATATCTATAA
- the pdxS gene encoding pyridoxal 5'-phosphate synthase lyase subunit PdxS — protein sequence MNERYELNKNLAQMLKGGVIMDVTTPEEAVIAEKAGAVAVMALERVPADIRARGGVARMSDPKIVKEIKSSVSIPVMAKVRIGHFVEAQVLEALKIDYIDESEVLTPADEMYHIDKWAFKIPFVCGARNLGEALRRIGEGASMIRTKGEAGTGNVVEAVRHMRTITAEIKKLTTLGKEEFMTAAKELQAPFELVKYVAENGKLPVVNFAAGGIATPADAALMMQLGAEGVFVGSGIFKSENPEKRAAAIVKATTYYDKPEIIAEVSEGLGEAMNSIDIRQLEEKDLYASRGW from the coding sequence ATGAATGAAAGGTATGAATTAAATAAAAACCTTGCACAAATGCTTAAAGGCGGAGTAATAATGGATGTTACAACACCGGAAGAGGCAGTTATTGCTGAAAAAGCCGGAGCTGTTGCTGTTATGGCACTTGAAAGGGTTCCTGCTGATATCAGGGCAAGGGGAGGCGTTGCCAGGATGTCAGACCCCAAAATTGTTAAAGAAATAAAATCTTCTGTATCTATTCCGGTAATGGCAAAGGTAAGGATAGGTCATTTTGTAGAGGCACAGGTTTTAGAAGCACTGAAAATAGATTATATTGATGAAAGTGAGGTACTTACACCTGCTGATGAAATGTATCACATTGATAAATGGGCTTTTAAGATACCTTTTGTCTGTGGTGCAAGAAACTTAGGTGAAGCATTAAGAAGAATAGGTGAAGGTGCATCAATGATAAGAACAAAGGGCGAAGCCGGCACAGGCAATGTTGTTGAAGCAGTAAGACATATGAGGACAATAACTGCCGAGATAAAAAAACTTACGACATTGGGGAAAGAGGAATTTATGACAGCAGCAAAAGAACTGCAGGCACCCTTTGAGCTTGTAAAATATGTTGCGGAAAATGGGAAATTGCCGGTAGTAAATTTCGCCGCAGGAGGAATTGCAACACCTGCAGATGCAGCGCTTATGATGCAGCTTGGAGCAGAAGGTGTATTTGTAGGTTCAGGTATATTTAAATCAGAAAATCCAGAAAAACGTGCGGCTGCAATTGTAAAGGCTACAACATACTATGATAAGCCTGAAATCATTGCAGAAGTTTCGGAAGGTCTTGGAGAAGCTATGAACAGTATTGATATAAGACAGCTTGAGGAGAAAGACCTCTATGCCTCAAGGGGATGGTAA
- the pdxT gene encoding pyridoxal 5'-phosphate synthase glutaminase subunit PdxT — protein MRVGVLSIQGSVREHIEKLKQIEGVEPIETKGKETLLSLDALIIPGGESSAIGKMIEDFDLKDAIIELNNRGIPIWGTCAGMILMAKHIVNDDKVYLGIMDITVKRNAYGSQLDSFKAKLMIPAVSNNEIEAVFIRAPYIEGVGEDVRILAKYDNKIVAAQQANLLATSFHPELTDDLSFYRFFLGINR, from the coding sequence TTGCGTGTTGGTGTACTGTCCATACAGGGGTCTGTTAGGGAACATATCGAAAAATTAAAACAAATCGAAGGTGTGGAACCAATAGAAACAAAGGGCAAAGAAACATTGTTAAGTCTTGATGCACTTATAATACCAGGCGGAGAAAGTTCGGCAATAGGTAAAATGATAGAAGATTTTGATTTAAAAGATGCAATAATAGAACTTAATAACAGAGGTATACCTATATGGGGAACATGTGCAGGTATGATACTTATGGCAAAACATATCGTCAATGATGATAAGGTATATCTTGGTATAATGGATATTACGGTTAAGAGAAATGCCTATGGAAGTCAGCTTGACAGTTTCAAGGCAAAACTTATGATACCTGCTGTTTCAAACAATGAAATTGAAGCCGTTTTTATAAGGGCACCATATATAGAAGGTGTTGGTGAGGATGTAAGAATCCTTGCGAAATACGATAATAAAATTGTTGCGGCACAACAGGCAAATCTTCTTGCAACATCATTTCATCCGGAACTTACTGATGATTTAAGCTTTTACAGATTTTTTTTGGGGATTAATCGATAA
- a CDS encoding bifunctional nuclease family protein: MIKFKVKTIVTDNTGEFSVLLVDEEEKKTLPIAIGALEAQNIAIPIQGVNPPRPLTHDLLKSAIEALGGKIEEIVITDLKDNTYYAEIHIKQDGRLITLDARPSDAIALAVRCDMPIYIDIKLTEFTYDVS; encoded by the coding sequence ATGATTAAATTTAAAGTCAAGACGATTGTAACAGATAATACGGGAGAATTTTCGGTATTATTAGTTGACGAAGAAGAAAAAAAGACATTGCCCATAGCAATAGGAGCATTGGAAGCCCAAAATATTGCTATACCCATACAAGGGGTTAATCCTCCGCGTCCATTAACACATGATTTGCTAAAATCAGCTATAGAGGCTCTTGGAGGCAAGATTGAAGAAATAGTGATTACCGATTTAAAGGATAACACCTATTATGCTGAAATACACATAAAGCAAGACGGACGTCTTATTACATTGGATGCAAGACCCAGTGATGCAATAGCTCTTGCTGTGAGGTGCGATATGCCCATATACATCGATATAAAACTAACAGAATTTACTTATGATGTATCATAA
- the htpX gene encoding zinc metalloprotease HtpX yields MEKKTLYELQTENVRKTYLFLVLFSMILFAIGYFFVWYFNWGISGLILLAVFIIIYNWISYENSDKIALTSVRAVLADPNQYQVLNNVVEEVALAAGIPKPKVYIMNEPQPNAFATGKDPQHASVCVTTGLLQMMNREELQGVIAHEISHIRNRDILLMTVVAIVAGLIILLRDVMFRSMWFGLGGGGRKRAKNDNGAIVLVIVGLILSIVAPLIVMIIRSFISRQREYLADATGAYIVRDPYGLASALEKIGGYSKPMRTASNATAHMFISNPFGHVEKLFATHPPIQQRIERLKNLTM; encoded by the coding sequence ATGGAGAAAAAAACCCTGTATGAATTACAAACAGAAAATGTAAGAAAAACCTATCTATTTTTAGTGCTTTTTTCCATGATACTTTTTGCAATAGGATATTTCTTCGTATGGTATTTTAACTGGGGAATATCCGGGCTAATTCTTTTAGCTGTTTTCATAATTATATATAACTGGATATCTTACGAGAATTCAGATAAAATTGCTCTTACTTCCGTCAGAGCTGTTTTAGCAGACCCAAATCAATATCAGGTTCTAAATAATGTTGTAGAAGAGGTTGCACTTGCAGCAGGTATACCAAAGCCGAAGGTTTATATAATGAATGAGCCTCAGCCAAATGCATTTGCAACAGGTAAGGATCCTCAGCATGCATCAGTGTGTGTTACGACAGGTTTACTCCAAATGATGAATAGGGAAGAGCTTCAAGGAGTAATAGCTCATGAGATATCTCATATAAGAAACAGGGATATATTACTTATGACAGTTGTGGCAATTGTTGCAGGGCTTATAATTTTATTGAGAGATGTAATGTTTCGCAGCATGTGGTTTGGATTAGGTGGAGGAGGAAGGAAAAGAGCAAAAAATGATAATGGCGCTATTGTACTTGTTATTGTAGGATTGATTCTTTCGATAGTGGCTCCTCTTATTGTCATGATTATTAGATCATTTATTTCAAGGCAGAGAGAATATCTTGCAGATGCTACAGGTGCCTACATTGTGAGAGACCCCTATGGACTTGCTTCTGCTCTTGAAAAAATCGGAGGTTATTCTAAACCAATGAGGACTGCATCTAATGCCACAGCTCATATGTTTATATCAAACCCTTTTGGACATGTTGAAAAATTATTTGCAACACATCCTCCAATTCAGCAGAGAATAGAAAGATTAAAAAATCTCACAATGTAA